In a genomic window of Gadus macrocephalus chromosome 9, ASM3116895v1:
- the c9h15orf39 gene encoding uncharacterized protein C15orf39 homolog isoform X3: MMESQRAPSLKDPAAQSKMLLFEETPVGAMPGFLGPRGQKYPVPYYAYDPREKDEAGLILAWSGPSAGLTEGRSAVSHQSGMRGNSHSVYQPYKKTFSPEECHSRSPSVCGTPGKPVSSQYARSPDMSSPLACSSTSVINQTAGRSSASQSPQTSMHLAIPKAVYGQRPCCSERGCVLGQRYGVEHVTQRVPSAVHESDWMNTGAHYSRPSPIHRTAPESSLQQKGTHFEHGGERPLPKDSNGGKYQNLGACRARTIPGYFESPFSSYPCIPTHALFGSLTPQNLQTPPNGYHGLLPAHPHPFEHMTSTQHRLPSQVCQEPSPMSKYGHLPQHHGFYYPEENLRMEGASVCKNIEKMHRESASAFSNHLFKNVQEHRLLYQPDHGDTSMINSVAMPNPSFFRGLDPRYPVPRVHMTASQVRGSPKEQHTPLLYHTNGLTTSPVGQPHGSPVYLHSDSGSARSHDKPRGSPLNMHVEAKRPSGHVEKLYLSPGRLPRNKVPHNSPHGERFSTPPTIAPDRPLDYSCHKVHVITSKQSKDHTDPTAVQMSPTHYGERIHKVYSHGHNRASTTDTSSLVTNEDHGTSPSCFCTTAFKGKLKRSNSQVPNDFTTRPIKFEKCDSPDEELLIKRQKLELEGDLMKNDNSTDHHPMPIIDNVFSLAPYRALLQASGMLLSSKRLWSIDQCTKPCEDKTDPSIQDKGPREEAEPPYDGPVPKELLFSNATTVKPTSDLIEQKAMKVEKQELETNDCVNSHSKVISADCSKAAVKGEAAEVSIPDTGPMFVIKKCEPEEFDITPPNEVLDETSKTCHTTPDVGLESSHQEDVQPPPVQLEALSETSSKSTTPAVQSEDTLGTQSTPQFTISKYKLIVPDTHGIASRRSIEKPALPSNMVEVNIQPIVEVHKPPVQPIVVVNKPLPLPELVAEFKHPPPQQTPPIHVRERFLKLHHCLCNLVTEVVSVSPEQALRDWICQVEKVNSALSANKNHRISCLPAVEAGQAWLNVQIQLALDKVLLRIEEYISQEQCPFPHVMRTGAVFIPMMVVKKLLFPQVQGGHIDQVLQNRKVELRPTTLSEEKHLTQLHRQAFSSKLRRLMSLKHLPRIYTDVLNLFHHACVSKRLGVKLDGFLKTELEDRSEDPEGLNTPAYIKVFLAEH; the protein is encoded by the exons ATGATGGAAAGCCAACGGGCTCCGAGTCTCAAGGACCCCGCGGCTCAGAGTAAAATGCTGCTGTTTGAGGAGACGCCAGTAGGGGCCATGCCTGGGTTCCTTGGTCCCCGCGGTCAGAAGTATCCCGTGCCCTACTATGCTTACGACCCGAGAGAGAAGGACGAAGCAGGGCTGATTCTCGCCTGGAGCGGGCCGAGCGCTGGCTTGACGGAAGGCAGGAGTGCTGTGAGTCATCAGTCTGGCATGAGGGGCAACAGCCATAGCGTCTACCAGCCATACAAGAAGACTTTCAGCCCAGAGGAATGCCATTCACGTTCCCCCTCGGTGTGTGGCACCCCAGGCAAGCCCGTTTCCTCACAATACGCAAGAAGTCCGGATATGAGCAGTCCTTTGGCCTGTTCGTCAACATCTGTCATCAATCAAACAGCAGGACGTAGCAGTGCATCCCAGTCACCTCAAACCTCCATGCATCTAGCCATCCCCAAGGCGGTCTATGGACAAAGGCCATGCTGTTCTGAGCGGGGCTGTGTTTTAGGACAAAGATATGGTGTAGAGCATGTGACTCAGAGGGTGCCTAGCGCCGTCCATGAGAGTGACTGGATGAACACTGGTGCCCACTACAGCCGTCCATCTCCCATTCACAGAACTGCACCAGAGTCGTCTCTGCAACAAAAAGGGACTCACTTTGAACACGGTGGAGAAAGGCCGTTGCCAAAGGATTCCAATGGGGGAAAATACCAGAATTTAGGAGCATGTAGAGCGAGGACTATACCTGGTTACTTTGAGTCGCCCTTTAGTAGTTACCCGTGCATCCCAACTCACGCATTGTTTGGCTCATTAACTCCACAGAATTTGCAGACTCCCCCAAATGGATATCATGGCCTTCTTCCAGCCCACCCTCACCCATTCGAGCATATGACCTCAACACAACATAGACTTCCATCACAGGTTTGTCAGGAACCCTCTCCGATGTCCAAATATGGGCATCTTCCACAGCACCATGGGTTTTATTACCCTGAGGAAAATTTGAGGATGGAGGGTGCATCAGTATGTAAAAACATTGAGAAGATGCATAGAGAAAGTGCCTCTGCATTTTCTAATCATTTGTTCAAAAACGTACAGGAACATCGCCTTCTCTATCAGCCTGATCATGGGGATACTTCTATGATTAACTCTGTTGCCATGCCAAATCCCTCATTCTTTAGAGGTTTGGATCCACGCTATCCAGTTCCAAGGGTTCACATGACCGCCAGCCAAGTGAGAGGCTCACCAAaggaacaacacacacctctgctcTATCACACCAATGGTCTCACTACATCTCCAGTAGGCCAGCCCCATGGTTCACCAGTCTACTTGCATAGTGACAGTGGTAGCGCCCGATCACATGATAAACCACGTGGCTCCCCGCTGAACATGCATGTCGAGGCAAAAAGGCCCAGCGGGCATGTGGAAAAGTTATATCTTTCCCCGGGCAGATTACCAAGGAACAAAGTTCCACACAATAGCCCGCATGGAGAGCGATTCAGTACCCCCCCCACCATTGCCCCGGACCGGCCGCTGGACTACTCCTGTCATAAAGTCCATGTCATAACTTCAAAGCAGTCCAAGGACCATACAGATCCTACAGCTGTCCAAATGTCCCCAACTCACTATGGAGAACGTATTCACAAAGTTTACAGTCATGGTCATAACAGGGCGTCAACGACGGACACGTCTTCTCTGGTGACTAATGAAGACCATGGTACGTCGCCATCTTGTTTCTGTACAACAGCTTTTAAAGGAAAACTCAAGAGGAGTAATTCACAGGTTCCCAATGACTTCACCACCAGACCAATAAAATTTGAAAAATGTGATTCACCCGATGAGGAACTTTTAATCAAAAGACAAAAGTTGGAACTTGAGGGAGACTTAATGAAGAACGACAATTCAACTGATCATCATCCAATGCCAATCATTGATAATGTCTTTAGTTTGGCCCCCTACAGAGCGCTCCTGCAGGCTTCTGGTATGCTGCTCTCCAGTAAAAGGCTTTGGAGCATTGATCAGTGCACTAAACCATGTGAAGATAAAACAGACCCTTCTATACAAGATAAAGGACCAAGAGAAGAGGCAGAGCCCCCTTACGACGGCCCAGTGCCCAAAGAGCTGCTCTTCAGTAATGCCACAACAGTGAAGCCTACATCAGATCTTATTGAACAAAAAGCAATGAAGGTAGAGAAGCAGGAACTTGAAACAAATGACTGTGTAAACAGTCATAGTAAAGTGATTTCAGCGGACTGTTCCAAGGCTGCAGTAAAAGGGGAGGCCGCAGAGGTTTCTATTCCTGACACTGGCCCCATGTTTGTGATCAAGAAGTGTGAACCCGAAGAGTTTGACATTACCCCTCCAAATGAAGTTTTAGatgagacttctaaaacatgcCATACCACACCAGATGTTGGATTAGAATCTTCCCATCAAGAAGATGTCCAGCCACCCCCTGTACAACTGGAGGCATTGAGTGAAACATCCTCTAAATCAACTACACCTGCTGTGCAATCAGAGGACACACTCGGCACCCAAAGCACCCCTCAATTTACTATTTCCAAATACAAATTAATCGTACCTGATACCCACGGCATTGCATCTCGCCGCTCAATAGAGAAGCCAGCCCTTCCATCCAACATGGTTGAGGTCAACATTCAACCTATTGTGGAGGTCCACAAGCCCCCTGTTCAACCTATTGTGGTGGTCAACAAGCCACTACCACTACCTGAGTTGGTGGCTGAGTTCAAACACCCTCCTCCGCAACAAACACCTCCCATACATGTCCGTGAGCGTTTCTTGAAGCTCCACCATTGCCTCTGCAACTTGGTGACTGAGGTGGTATCAGTCTCCCCAGAGCAGGCCCTCAGAGACTGGATTTGTCAGGTGGAGAAGGTTAACTCTGCACTTTCTGCTAACAAAAACCACAGGATATCCTGTCTACCGGCCGTCGAAGCCGGACAAGCTTGGCTTAATGTACAGATCCAGTTGGCTCTAGACAAGGTGCTACTCAGGATTGAGGAATATATCTCACAGGAACAATGTCCATTTCCACATGTCATGCGGACCGGGGCAGTGTTTATCCCCATGATGGTGGTGAAGAAGTTGCTGTTCCCTCAGGTCCAGGGTGGCCATATTGACCAGGTGCTGCAGAACCGTAAGGTGGAGCTGCGGCCCACCACTCTGTCTGAAGAGAAGCACCTCACTCAGCTCCACAGACAAGCCTTCTCGTCCAAACTCCGCAGGTTGATGTCCCTCAAACACCTGCCTCGCATCTACACCGATGTGCTAAACCTTTTCCATCATGCTTGTGTCTCCAAGCGCCTAG GAGTAAAGCTGGATGGGTTCTTAAAGACGGAGCTAGAAGACCGCTCAGAGGACCCTGAAGGCCTCAACACTCCTGCATACATTAAG GTCTTCCTCGCCGAACATTGA
- the c9h15orf39 gene encoding uncharacterized protein C15orf39 homolog isoform X4 — protein MMESQRAPSLKDPAAQSKMLLFEETPVGAMPGFLGPRGQKYPVPYYAYDPREKDEAGLILAWSGPSAGLTEGRSAVSHQSGMRGNSHSVYQPYKKTFSPEECHSRSPSVCGTPGKPVSSQYARSPDMSSPLACSSTSVINQTAGRSSASQSPQTSMHLAIPKAVYGQRPCCSERGCVLGQRYGVEHVTQRVPSAVHESDWMNTGAHYSRPSPIHRTAPESSLQQKGTHFEHGGERPLPKDSNGGKYQNLGACRARTIPGYFESPFSSYPCIPTHALFGSLTPQNLQTPPNGYHGLLPAHPHPFEHMTSTQHRLPSQVCQEPSPMSKYGHLPQHHGFYYPEENLRMEGASVCKNIEKMHRESASAFSNHLFKNVQEHRLLYQPDHGDTSMINSVAMPNPSFFRGLDPRYPVPRVHMTASQVRGSPKEQHTPLLYHTNGLTTSPVGQPHGSPVYLHSDSGSARSHDKPRGSPLNMHVEAKRPSGHVEKLYLSPGRLPRNKVPHNSPHGERFSTPPTIAPDRPLDYSCHKVHVITSKQSKDHTDPTAVQMSPTHYGERIHKVYSHGHNRASTTDTSSLVTNEDHGTSPSCFCTTAFKGKLKRSNSQVPNDFTTRPIKFEKCDSPDEELLIKRQKLELEGDLMKNDNSTDHHPMPIIDNVFSLAPYRALLQASGMLLSSKRLWSIDQCTKPCEDKTDPSIQDKGPREEAEPPYDGPVPKELLFSNATTVKPTSDLIEQKAMKVEKQELETNDCVNSHSKVISADCSKAAVKGEAAEVSIPDTGPMFVIKKCEPEEFDITPPNEVLDETSKTCHTTPDVGLESSHQEDVQPPPVQLEALSETSSKSTTPAVQSEDTLGTQSTPQFTISKYKLIVPDTHGIASRRSIEKPALPSNMVEVNIQPIVEVHKPPVQPIVVVNKPLPLPELVAEFKHPPPQQTPPIHVRERFLKLHHCLCNLVTEVVSVSPEQALRDWICQVEKVNSALSANKNHRISCLPAVEAGQAWLNVQIQLALDKVLLRIEEYISQEQCPFPHVMRTGAVFIPMMVVKKLLFPQVQGGHIDQVLQNRKVELRPTTLSEEKHLTQLHRQAFSSKLRRLMSLKHLPRIYTDVLNLFHHACVSKRLESSTSDLQKKVQE, from the exons ATGATGGAAAGCCAACGGGCTCCGAGTCTCAAGGACCCCGCGGCTCAGAGTAAAATGCTGCTGTTTGAGGAGACGCCAGTAGGGGCCATGCCTGGGTTCCTTGGTCCCCGCGGTCAGAAGTATCCCGTGCCCTACTATGCTTACGACCCGAGAGAGAAGGACGAAGCAGGGCTGATTCTCGCCTGGAGCGGGCCGAGCGCTGGCTTGACGGAAGGCAGGAGTGCTGTGAGTCATCAGTCTGGCATGAGGGGCAACAGCCATAGCGTCTACCAGCCATACAAGAAGACTTTCAGCCCAGAGGAATGCCATTCACGTTCCCCCTCGGTGTGTGGCACCCCAGGCAAGCCCGTTTCCTCACAATACGCAAGAAGTCCGGATATGAGCAGTCCTTTGGCCTGTTCGTCAACATCTGTCATCAATCAAACAGCAGGACGTAGCAGTGCATCCCAGTCACCTCAAACCTCCATGCATCTAGCCATCCCCAAGGCGGTCTATGGACAAAGGCCATGCTGTTCTGAGCGGGGCTGTGTTTTAGGACAAAGATATGGTGTAGAGCATGTGACTCAGAGGGTGCCTAGCGCCGTCCATGAGAGTGACTGGATGAACACTGGTGCCCACTACAGCCGTCCATCTCCCATTCACAGAACTGCACCAGAGTCGTCTCTGCAACAAAAAGGGACTCACTTTGAACACGGTGGAGAAAGGCCGTTGCCAAAGGATTCCAATGGGGGAAAATACCAGAATTTAGGAGCATGTAGAGCGAGGACTATACCTGGTTACTTTGAGTCGCCCTTTAGTAGTTACCCGTGCATCCCAACTCACGCATTGTTTGGCTCATTAACTCCACAGAATTTGCAGACTCCCCCAAATGGATATCATGGCCTTCTTCCAGCCCACCCTCACCCATTCGAGCATATGACCTCAACACAACATAGACTTCCATCACAGGTTTGTCAGGAACCCTCTCCGATGTCCAAATATGGGCATCTTCCACAGCACCATGGGTTTTATTACCCTGAGGAAAATTTGAGGATGGAGGGTGCATCAGTATGTAAAAACATTGAGAAGATGCATAGAGAAAGTGCCTCTGCATTTTCTAATCATTTGTTCAAAAACGTACAGGAACATCGCCTTCTCTATCAGCCTGATCATGGGGATACTTCTATGATTAACTCTGTTGCCATGCCAAATCCCTCATTCTTTAGAGGTTTGGATCCACGCTATCCAGTTCCAAGGGTTCACATGACCGCCAGCCAAGTGAGAGGCTCACCAAaggaacaacacacacctctgctcTATCACACCAATGGTCTCACTACATCTCCAGTAGGCCAGCCCCATGGTTCACCAGTCTACTTGCATAGTGACAGTGGTAGCGCCCGATCACATGATAAACCACGTGGCTCCCCGCTGAACATGCATGTCGAGGCAAAAAGGCCCAGCGGGCATGTGGAAAAGTTATATCTTTCCCCGGGCAGATTACCAAGGAACAAAGTTCCACACAATAGCCCGCATGGAGAGCGATTCAGTACCCCCCCCACCATTGCCCCGGACCGGCCGCTGGACTACTCCTGTCATAAAGTCCATGTCATAACTTCAAAGCAGTCCAAGGACCATACAGATCCTACAGCTGTCCAAATGTCCCCAACTCACTATGGAGAACGTATTCACAAAGTTTACAGTCATGGTCATAACAGGGCGTCAACGACGGACACGTCTTCTCTGGTGACTAATGAAGACCATGGTACGTCGCCATCTTGTTTCTGTACAACAGCTTTTAAAGGAAAACTCAAGAGGAGTAATTCACAGGTTCCCAATGACTTCACCACCAGACCAATAAAATTTGAAAAATGTGATTCACCCGATGAGGAACTTTTAATCAAAAGACAAAAGTTGGAACTTGAGGGAGACTTAATGAAGAACGACAATTCAACTGATCATCATCCAATGCCAATCATTGATAATGTCTTTAGTTTGGCCCCCTACAGAGCGCTCCTGCAGGCTTCTGGTATGCTGCTCTCCAGTAAAAGGCTTTGGAGCATTGATCAGTGCACTAAACCATGTGAAGATAAAACAGACCCTTCTATACAAGATAAAGGACCAAGAGAAGAGGCAGAGCCCCCTTACGACGGCCCAGTGCCCAAAGAGCTGCTCTTCAGTAATGCCACAACAGTGAAGCCTACATCAGATCTTATTGAACAAAAAGCAATGAAGGTAGAGAAGCAGGAACTTGAAACAAATGACTGTGTAAACAGTCATAGTAAAGTGATTTCAGCGGACTGTTCCAAGGCTGCAGTAAAAGGGGAGGCCGCAGAGGTTTCTATTCCTGACACTGGCCCCATGTTTGTGATCAAGAAGTGTGAACCCGAAGAGTTTGACATTACCCCTCCAAATGAAGTTTTAGatgagacttctaaaacatgcCATACCACACCAGATGTTGGATTAGAATCTTCCCATCAAGAAGATGTCCAGCCACCCCCTGTACAACTGGAGGCATTGAGTGAAACATCCTCTAAATCAACTACACCTGCTGTGCAATCAGAGGACACACTCGGCACCCAAAGCACCCCTCAATTTACTATTTCCAAATACAAATTAATCGTACCTGATACCCACGGCATTGCATCTCGCCGCTCAATAGAGAAGCCAGCCCTTCCATCCAACATGGTTGAGGTCAACATTCAACCTATTGTGGAGGTCCACAAGCCCCCTGTTCAACCTATTGTGGTGGTCAACAAGCCACTACCACTACCTGAGTTGGTGGCTGAGTTCAAACACCCTCCTCCGCAACAAACACCTCCCATACATGTCCGTGAGCGTTTCTTGAAGCTCCACCATTGCCTCTGCAACTTGGTGACTGAGGTGGTATCAGTCTCCCCAGAGCAGGCCCTCAGAGACTGGATTTGTCAGGTGGAGAAGGTTAACTCTGCACTTTCTGCTAACAAAAACCACAGGATATCCTGTCTACCGGCCGTCGAAGCCGGACAAGCTTGGCTTAATGTACAGATCCAGTTGGCTCTAGACAAGGTGCTACTCAGGATTGAGGAATATATCTCACAGGAACAATGTCCATTTCCACATGTCATGCGGACCGGGGCAGTGTTTATCCCCATGATGGTGGTGAAGAAGTTGCTGTTCCCTCAGGTCCAGGGTGGCCATATTGACCAGGTGCTGCAGAACCGTAAGGTGGAGCTGCGGCCCACCACTCTGTCTGAAGAGAAGCACCTCACTCAGCTCCACAGACAAGCCTTCTCGTCCAAACTCCGCAGGTTGATGTCCCTCAAACACCTGCCTCGCATCTACACCGATGTGCTAAACCTTTTCCATCATGCTTGTGTCTCCAAGCGCCTAG AATCGTCCACATCTGATCTCCAAAAGAAAGTACag GAGTAA